Sequence from the Sphingobium indicum B90A genome:
GGCGATCTCGACCGTTTCCGCATCCTGCACTTCGCGACCCATGGGCTGGTGACGCCGCCCCACCCCGGATGCCCGGCGCGGCCCGCTCTGCTCACCAGCTTCGCGCCCGACCGGAAATCGGACGGCCTGTTGCAGTTCAGCGAGATTTTCGACCTGCGGCTGAATGCCGACCTGGTCGTGCTGTCCGCCTGCGACACGGCGGGCGCGGCGGGCGCGGAAACGACGCGTGCGGCCGGGCTTTCGGGCGGCGGCGGGGCGCTGGACGGGCTGGTGCGCGCCTTCATCGGCGCAGGAAGCCGCGCCGTCATCGCCAGCCACTGGCCCGCGCCGGAGGATTATCGCGCCACCGAAAGGTTGATGGGCGGCCTGTTCGCGGCCCCGGCCGACCAGCCCATGGCCGAAGCGCTGCGGGCGGCGCAGGCCAGGCTGATGGACGATGCGGAGACGTCGCATCCCTTCTACTGGTCCGGCTTCGCGATCATCGGCGATGGCGCGCGTCCGTTGATCGCGCGTCGCTGACCGCCGTGCCGACGCGGGGCCTGATGCGCCGCGGCGCGCGACTGGTGCGGGACACGGGCCGCTGGCGGCTGGCCGCGACCGGCGCGCTGCTGCTGCTGGCGCTGTTCCTCGCGGGATGGGACTGGAACAGGCCCTTGGGCAGGGGGACGGCGCGGGAAATACCGACGGCAGACGCGGAAAGGGGCGTTTACGATTGGCGAGCCGCCAGCTTCGCGCCCCGCGTGGCGCAGGACCAGCGCATCCTGATGCTGGTCTATGACGACCAGACGTTGATCGCCACGCGCAAGCGGTCGCCGCTGGACCGGGGGCTGCTGGCGCGGGCGCTGCGCAACATCGACGCCATGGGGGCGAAGTCGATCGGCATCGACATCCTGTTCGACCAGCCGCAGGACGAGGATGGCGAACTGCTCTCCGTCCTGCGGGCGATGCGCACGCCGGTCTGGCTCGGCTACGCCAATCTGGGCGACAATCAGGAACAGATCATCTTCGAACAGCAGCAGTTCCTGGATCGCTTCATCCGGGCGGCGCGGACCGACAAAGTGCGCCCGGCGAGCATCCGGCTGGAAACCGATTCGGACAATGTGGCCCGAAGCTGGCCCGTTCCGACGCCGGGGCAGCCGCCCCTGCTGACGCTGGCGATGCAGCCTTCGCCCTCCTTTCGCGACTATCGCGGCGCGATCCGCTTCCGGCTGCCGGTCCGCCAGGCGGATGGATCGGAGGAGCCGGTGATCCCCAGCCTTCAGATCGACACGCTGGCCGATCCCGCCATGGCCCCGGCGCTCGCCGCCATGGTGCGCGGGCGGCATGTGCTGATCGGCGGCGACATCGTCGACATCGACCAGTTCGAGACGCCCTTGTCGGGACGGCAGGCGCGGTCGACCATGATCGGGCTGGAAGTGCATGCGACGATGCTGGCGCAATTGCTGGATGGCGCGCGCCTGGCCGCGGTGCCGGAAGGGTGGCGCTGGCTGGCCGCCCTGCTGGTCGTGGGCGCGGCGGGGCTCACGAGCCTGGCGGAGTTGCGCTGGTTCGCCCTGCTGCCCGCGCTGGCCGTTCAGGC
This genomic interval carries:
- a CDS encoding adenylate/guanylate cyclase domain-containing protein, encoding MPTRGLMRRGARLVRDTGRWRLAATGALLLLALFLAGWDWNRPLGRGTAREIPTADAERGVYDWRAASFAPRVAQDQRILMLVYDDQTLIATRKRSPLDRGLLARALRNIDAMGAKSIGIDILFDQPQDEDGELLSVLRAMRTPVWLGYANLGDNQEQIIFEQQQFLDRFIRAARTDKVRPASIRLETDSDNVARSWPVPTPGQPPLLTLAMQPSPSFRDYRGAIRFRLPVRQADGSEEPVIPSLQIDTLADPAMAPALAAMVRGRHVLIGGDIVDIDQFETPLSGRQARSTMIGLEVHATMLAQLLDGARLAAVPEGWRWLAALLVVGAAGLTSLAELRWFALLPALAVQAGAIAGVPLWLQARGWDTKGLPAVGWVLGWVLAFTAIGVAARAVTSQQRRFAQAALGKYLPRDIAAQILAEPEKLALHGEKRQIFTLFTDLEGFTKLSHAIAPEMVAQLLNRYLDMLSDVVLAHGGTIDKFVGDAVVAFWGAPIARPDDGRNAALAAQAMWQAGEAFRRDLPPGVPPIGRTRVGLHHGEAIVGNFGGEGRIQYTALGDSMNTASRLEAANKALETNVLASREAMLLSGLDWWRPMGRVRLRGRSTPVDLFEPAPEFPAEERAVLAQILAAFDGEDAVAQDAARERLKAMVNRHPDDAAMANLLYRYEYIGEGGSYGLG